Proteins from a single region of Lujinxingia litoralis:
- a CDS encoding response regulator translates to MSPVASRRIEGTCVLLVEDDEPVRELIALLLRDAGVDVVELGDGIEALNYVAACEVYRQTVRQPDVILADINMPNFSGLDLLMGLRESRVRPPVVLVTAVNDVDIHTEARRLGAVSIVQKPFEVEGLLAEVAGALVRARADAGELV, encoded by the coding sequence ATGTCGCCCGTGGCGAGCCGCCGGATCGAGGGCACCTGCGTGCTGCTGGTGGAGGACGATGAGCCGGTACGCGAGTTGATCGCGCTCCTGCTGCGGGACGCCGGCGTGGATGTGGTGGAGCTCGGCGACGGGATTGAGGCGCTTAATTATGTGGCGGCCTGCGAGGTGTATCGGCAGACGGTGCGCCAGCCCGATGTGATTCTGGCTGACATTAACATGCCCAACTTCAGCGGACTCGATCTCTTGATGGGGTTAAGGGAGAGCCGGGTGCGACCGCCGGTGGTGTTGGTCACGGCGGTCAATGATGTGGACATCCACACCGAGGCTCGTCGGCTGGGGGCGGTGAGCATCGTGCAGAAGCCCTTTGAGGTGGAGGGGCTCCTGGCCGAGGTGGCCGGGGCGCTGGTGCGCGCCCGGGCCGACGCCGGCGAGCTGGTATAG
- a CDS encoding MXAN_6640 family putative metalloprotease, whose translation MGVWSTQGAALAACAGLMMGTLSEAQALRPTAPEHPLSYGAVEADYLDSPAGYVRVWWAAEGPHASPRLAPGGEEPEIARMVAEVGDAMFASVEDYGLRLPLSDAEIYPAGADDGGDGRFDIYLYNFEAGDGQYVAEYCLNGAVERCAGYAMLDHAFVPLYYPSRELAVKIVVSHELFHAVQAAYRADWPVWASEGSASWFEEVVYPEQDDFERLAGYYFAEPARSLNDRARGPSDGFAYGAGIFFYYLETILGQQSVAAVAERFAQGGSFEEALLAELDASFGDAEAAVELFAIYNLFTGQRALADEGYADAARFDEVEVVSLPGGAPFNWEQNVDAFSARFARWEVEQPMTVTLAEVEGWPSARLAVLRGGQGPSAGYESLEVGQSLAVGPADAPVYLVASQGIGEDAVISVRGRLPVEAPDEEDAPEEVATGGCAQAGKGAPGGWVWSVLIASLMVRGRRRRRA comes from the coding sequence GCGAAGCGCAGGCGTTGCGTCCCACCGCGCCCGAACATCCGCTGAGTTACGGGGCGGTGGAGGCCGACTACCTGGACAGTCCGGCGGGCTACGTCCGGGTCTGGTGGGCCGCGGAGGGCCCGCACGCCTCGCCACGTCTGGCACCGGGGGGGGAGGAGCCGGAGATCGCCCGGATGGTGGCTGAGGTGGGGGATGCGATGTTCGCGTCGGTGGAAGATTACGGGCTGCGTCTGCCGCTGAGCGACGCCGAGATCTATCCGGCCGGCGCCGACGACGGGGGCGACGGGCGTTTTGATATCTACCTCTACAATTTTGAGGCCGGCGACGGGCAGTACGTGGCCGAGTACTGCCTCAACGGCGCCGTGGAGCGCTGCGCGGGCTACGCGATGCTCGATCATGCCTTTGTGCCGCTCTACTACCCCTCGCGGGAGCTGGCGGTGAAGATCGTGGTCAGCCATGAGCTCTTTCACGCGGTGCAGGCGGCCTACCGCGCCGACTGGCCGGTGTGGGCTTCGGAGGGAAGCGCGAGCTGGTTTGAAGAGGTGGTGTACCCGGAGCAGGACGATTTTGAGCGTCTGGCGGGCTACTACTTTGCCGAGCCGGCCCGTAGCCTCAATGACCGGGCGCGCGGGCCTTCGGATGGGTTTGCTTACGGGGCGGGCATCTTTTTTTATTACCTGGAGACGATCCTCGGGCAGCAGAGCGTGGCGGCGGTGGCCGAGCGTTTTGCGCAGGGGGGCAGCTTTGAGGAGGCGCTGCTCGCCGAACTCGACGCGAGCTTCGGGGACGCCGAGGCCGCCGTGGAGCTCTTTGCGATCTACAACCTCTTCACCGGCCAGCGGGCTCTGGCAGACGAGGGCTACGCCGACGCCGCGCGCTTTGACGAGGTGGAGGTGGTGAGCCTTCCCGGGGGGGCGCCCTTTAACTGGGAGCAGAACGTTGACGCGTTCAGCGCGCGCTTTGCCCGCTGGGAGGTGGAGCAGCCGATGACGGTGACGCTGGCCGAGGTCGAAGGCTGGCCCTCGGCCCGGCTGGCGGTGCTACGCGGCGGGCAGGGGCCCTCGGCGGGGTACGAGAGTCTGGAAGTGGGGCAGTCGCTGGCTGTTGGGCCGGCGGATGCGCCGGTGTATCTGGTGGCCAGCCAGGGGATTGGGGAGGACGCCGTGATCAGCGTTCGCGGGCGTCTGCCGGTTGAGGCACCCGACGAGGAGGATGCTCCCGAGGAGGTCGCCACAGGCGGGTGTGCGCAGGCGGGCAAAGGCGCACCCGGAGGCTGGGTCTGGAGCGTGTTGATCGCATCTTTGATGGTCCGGGGGCGCCGGAGGCGTAGAGCGTGA